The Breoghania sp. genome has a segment encoding these proteins:
- a CDS encoding transcriptional repressor — MQTIGFEKHDHDTCAARMLGAAETYCAANKLQFTATRRRVLEILLEGHKALGAYDILARLQQEGRGAQPSVAYRALDFLLMHGFAHKLERLNAYVACAHPHETHAPAFMICRQCGAVAEVSSSPATSVIGQAACDAGFRIEKTVIEAEGLCPQCIAGGKT, encoded by the coding sequence GTGCAGACAATCGGATTCGAAAAACACGACCACGACACATGCGCGGCCAGGATGCTCGGCGCTGCCGAAACCTATTGCGCGGCCAACAAGCTGCAATTCACGGCAACCCGGCGTCGGGTTCTGGAGATTCTTCTCGAGGGTCACAAGGCGCTCGGCGCCTACGACATCCTTGCAAGGCTGCAGCAGGAGGGCCGCGGCGCTCAGCCGTCGGTCGCCTACCGGGCATTGGATTTCCTGCTCATGCATGGCTTCGCGCACAAGTTGGAACGGCTGAACGCCTATGTCGCCTGCGCGCATCCCCACGAGACGCATGCGCCAGCCTTCATGATCTGCCGGCAATGCGGTGCCGTTGCGGAGGTGTCGTCCTCTCCTGCCACAAGCGTCATCGGGCAGGCGGCATGCGACGCCGGCTTTCGGATCGAAAAGACGGTCATCGAAGCCGAAGGCCTGTGTCCTCAGTGCATCGCCGGCGGAAAGACGTGA
- a CDS encoding GcrA family cell cycle regulator — MSNSGIHWTEDRIDRLKNLWAEGLSASRIAAELGGVSRNAVIGKVHRLGLSGRKTPVKKAAIPKRQIRKRNDVEDVTKTVAVRPAKNNRNAVPAVAADIEPDLEPEAENLSVTAEVIPMARYLTLLELGPNTCRWPIGDPRLPGFRFCGAPTVAGEVYCRTCAAKAYQPITDRSRNKARRHGSTGRR; from the coding sequence ATGTCGAATTCTGGAATACACTGGACGGAAGATCGTATCGATCGTCTCAAGAACCTGTGGGCCGAAGGTCTTAGCGCCAGCCGGATCGCGGCAGAACTTGGTGGTGTGTCGCGAAACGCGGTGATCGGCAAGGTCCATCGGCTGGGCCTGTCCGGCCGCAAGACACCGGTGAAAAAGGCAGCAATTCCAAAACGTCAGATCCGCAAGCGTAACGACGTAGAGGATGTCACGAAAACCGTTGCGGTGCGGCCAGCGAAAAATAACCGCAACGCTGTCCCCGCCGTCGCCGCCGATATTGAGCCTGACTTGGAACCCGAAGCGGAAAATCTCTCGGTCACCGCCGAAGTTATCCCGATGGCGCGATACCTCACGCTACTGGAATTGGGACCCAATACATGCCGCTGGCCGATCGGCGATCCACGCCTGCCGGGCTTTCGGTTCTGCGGCGCCCCGACCGTGGCGGGAGAAGTCTATTGCCGCACATGCGCGGCGAAGGCCTATCAACCGATAACGGACAGGTCGAGAAACAAGGCCCGGCGGCACGGTTCGACGGGGCGGCGTTGA
- the folE gene encoding GTP cyclohydrolase I FolE, which produces MTMAVDTTALAGKGPKQRKRPARADVEAAVLLLIEWAGDDPDREGLAGTPARVVRAYEEFFEGYDVDPVELLSRTFEETDGYDDMIVLRNMRLESHCEHHIVPIIGKAHVAYLPQTRVVGISKLARLVEVFAKRLQIQETLTSQIADTIQEVLKPRGVAVVIEAAHMCMTTRGIRKPGVTMVTRRLLGEFRTDAELRRDFLSSLSAPNERFG; this is translated from the coding sequence ATGACCATGGCTGTCGACACGACGGCGCTGGCTGGCAAAGGGCCGAAGCAGCGCAAGCGTCCGGCGCGCGCAGACGTCGAGGCCGCCGTCCTGCTTTTGATCGAATGGGCGGGAGACGACCCGGATCGCGAAGGGCTTGCCGGCACGCCGGCCCGGGTGGTGCGCGCCTACGAGGAGTTCTTCGAGGGATACGACGTCGACCCGGTCGAGCTTCTGTCGAGGACGTTCGAAGAGACGGATGGGTACGACGACATGATCGTGCTTAGAAACATGCGTCTGGAATCGCACTGCGAACACCACATCGTGCCGATCATCGGCAAGGCGCATGTCGCATACCTCCCCCAGACGCGGGTCGTCGGCATCAGCAAGCTTGCCCGCCTCGTAGAGGTTTTCGCCAAGCGGCTGCAGATCCAGGAGACACTGACCTCACAGATTGCCGACACGATCCAGGAGGTGTTGAAGCCGCGCGGTGTCGCGGTCGTCATCGAGGCTGCGCACATGTGCATGACCACCCGCGGCATCCGCAAGCCGGGCGTCACCATGGTCACCCGGCGCCTGCTGGGCGAATTCCGTACCGACGCGGAGCTGCGCCGCGATTTCCTGTCCTCGCTTTCAGCCCCCAACGAGAGGTTCGGATGA
- the hisI gene encoding phosphoribosyl-AMP cyclohydrolase, whose product MTMSSSAFAPRISVEQVEEGHELSPRFDANALVAVVTTDAVSGEVLMMGVMNDEALLRTIETGEAHYWSRSRRCLWHKGATSGLIQKVAEIRIDDDQDAVWLRVNVEGSASCHVGYRSCFYRAVPVRSSARPVELAFTESEKVFDPALVYPGAENPTRL is encoded by the coding sequence ATGACCATGTCCTCTAGCGCCTTCGCACCGCGCATTTCCGTCGAGCAGGTCGAGGAAGGCCACGAGCTTTCGCCCCGCTTCGACGCCAACGCGCTTGTTGCCGTTGTCACCACAGATGCCGTCTCCGGCGAGGTGCTGATGATGGGTGTCATGAACGACGAAGCCCTTCTCAGGACGATCGAGACGGGCGAGGCGCACTATTGGAGCCGCAGCCGCCGGTGCCTCTGGCACAAGGGAGCCACCAGCGGGCTCATCCAGAAGGTCGCGGAGATCCGGATCGACGATGACCAGGATGCGGTGTGGTTGCGTGTGAACGTGGAGGGCAGCGCCAGCTGCCATGTCGGCTACCGGTCGTGCTTCTATCGTGCCGTGCCCGTGCGGTCTTCTGCCCGTCCGGTCGAATTGGCCTTCACCGAAAGCGAAAAGGTCTTCGATCCGGCCCTTGTCTATCCTGGTGCCGAGAACCCCACCCGGCTTTGA
- a CDS encoding DUF1826 domain-containing protein, whose translation MDACVSPGMVARTIHEGGSSDILDKIHSPGCAAAIWQRRLAPELQERLDTIEPQFLPEARIELEADRVAEALDVVFGGCGLTRSDALRTMLTADVVGIARLFARIVGTTSLRLRLDVVDDNACTKFHQDNVPVRLLCSYRGRGTEYGLCRQGEIPSTIHEMARGAVALFRGQLWPSSETIGLAHRSPQILGLGETRLMLVIDPLGEIASKRM comes from the coding sequence ATGGACGCATGCGTCTCCCCCGGCATGGTTGCCCGCACGATCCACGAAGGCGGATCGTCGGACATTCTCGACAAAATCCACTCTCCCGGGTGCGCCGCCGCTATCTGGCAGCGCCGCCTCGCGCCGGAACTCCAGGAGCGGCTCGACACCATCGAGCCGCAATTCCTGCCCGAGGCGCGGATCGAACTGGAGGCTGACCGGGTTGCCGAGGCACTGGATGTGGTTTTCGGTGGATGCGGGCTCACGCGCAGCGATGCCTTGCGGACGATGCTGACAGCCGATGTCGTCGGCATCGCTCGCCTGTTCGCAAGGATCGTGGGAACGACGTCTCTGCGTCTTCGACTTGACGTGGTCGACGACAACGCCTGCACCAAGTTTCACCAGGATAACGTTCCGGTCCGCCTGCTGTGCTCCTACCGCGGCCGCGGTACCGAATATGGGCTGTGCAGACAGGGCGAAATCCCTTCGACCATCCACGAGATGGCGAGGGGCGCAGTCGCCCTGTTTCGTGGACAGTTGTGGCCTTCGTCCGAGACGATAGGCCTCGCGCACAGGTCTCCGCAGATCCTGGGGCTTGGCGAGACGAGATTGATGCTTGTGATCGACCCGCTCGGGGAAATCGCGTCGAAGAGGATGTGA
- a CDS encoding GTP-binding protein yields the protein MLQAGSNDKRLPVTVLSGFLGAGKTTLLNHVLNNRDGRRVAVIVNDMSEVNIDADLVREETALNRAEEKLVEMTNGCICCTLRDDLLVEVRRLAEEGRFDYLLIESTGVSEPLPVAATFEFRDEEGQSLSDISRLDAMVTVVDTIHLLRDYGSADFLADRGETNGADDNRTLVDLLVEQIEFADIIVLNKVSDAPPAQLEAARSIIHALNPDAKLIETDYGKVSSDDLFDTGLFDFDRAHEHPMWFKELYGFADHVPEDVEYGVTSFVWRARRPLVPERFNEFLQTPLPGVIRAKGHFWLATRAPWVGEFSLAGAQATTKPLGLWWAAVPQSHWPDDSQIRDRVIGLFDPVYGDRRQEIVFIGMLGEMKRDRICAMLDRCLVDEDDADRFEPNMYRHLSDPFPQWGRNEEVA from the coding sequence ATGCTTCAAGCCGGATCGAACGACAAGCGCCTGCCCGTGACGGTGCTCTCAGGCTTCCTGGGGGCGGGCAAGACGACGCTGCTCAACCATGTCCTCAACAACCGCGACGGACGCCGGGTGGCGGTCATCGTCAACGACATGAGCGAGGTCAACATCGACGCCGATCTGGTGCGCGAGGAAACGGCGCTCAACCGCGCCGAGGAAAAGCTCGTCGAGATGACCAACGGCTGCATCTGCTGCACACTGCGCGACGACCTGCTGGTGGAAGTGCGGCGGCTGGCGGAGGAAGGCCGTTTCGACTACCTGCTGATCGAAAGCACAGGCGTGTCGGAACCGCTGCCTGTGGCCGCGACCTTCGAATTCCGCGACGAGGAGGGCCAGAGTCTCTCGGACATCTCGCGGCTCGATGCGATGGTCACGGTCGTCGACACGATCCACCTGCTGCGCGACTACGGATCGGCCGATTTCCTCGCAGACCGGGGCGAGACCAACGGGGCCGACGACAACCGCACCCTCGTCGACCTGCTCGTCGAGCAGATCGAGTTCGCAGACATCATCGTCCTGAACAAGGTGTCCGATGCTCCCCCCGCGCAACTGGAAGCCGCGCGTTCGATCATCCATGCGCTCAACCCGGACGCGAAGCTGATCGAGACCGACTACGGCAAGGTCTCCTCCGACGATCTCTTCGATACCGGCCTGTTCGATTTCGACCGGGCGCACGAGCACCCGATGTGGTTCAAGGAGCTCTACGGTTTCGCCGACCATGTGCCGGAGGACGTCGAATACGGCGTGACGAGCTTCGTGTGGCGGGCGCGTCGGCCGCTGGTCCCGGAGCGGTTCAACGAATTCCTGCAAACCCCGCTTCCGGGCGTCATCCGCGCCAAGGGGCATTTCTGGCTGGCGACGCGGGCCCCTTGGGTCGGCGAGTTCAGCCTGGCGGGCGCGCAGGCGACGACGAAGCCGCTCGGTCTGTGGTGGGCGGCCGTGCCACAGTCGCACTGGCCGGACGACTCCCAGATACGGGATCGGGTCATCGGGCTTTTCGATCCGGTCTATGGCGACCGGCGTCAGGAGATCGTGTTCATCGGCATGCTCGGCGAGATGAAGCGCGACCGGATCTGCGCGATGCTCGATCGTTGCCTTGTGGACGAGGATGACGCCGACCGCTTCGAGCCGAATATGTACAGGCACCTCTCCGATCCCTTCCCGCAATGGGGCCGCAACGAGGAGGTCGCCTGA
- a CDS encoding GTP-binding protein, whose protein sequence is MERLEPGGRHDHPHDPDRRGAEISALSLFHDEPLDPRDVDRFLRFMTSSRFCGLLRLKGFFAPADDPSRPLVTHAVQHRLYATFRLDCWPDADVRSRVVIIGQRLPVEPIRERFSALRKGRKKASGT, encoded by the coding sequence ATGGAACGTCTCGAGCCTGGTGGCCGACACGATCATCCCCATGATCCCGATCGCCGCGGGGCCGAGATCTCCGCCCTGTCGCTCTTTCACGACGAGCCGCTGGACCCGCGGGACGTCGACCGCTTCCTCCGCTTCATGACAAGCTCGCGGTTCTGCGGACTGCTTCGACTGAAAGGGTTCTTCGCACCGGCCGATGATCCATCCCGCCCTCTCGTCACCCATGCAGTCCAGCACCGGCTCTACGCGACCTTCCGGCTTGACTGCTGGCCCGACGCCGACGTGCGCAGCCGGGTCGTGATCATCGGGCAGCGGCTGCCCGTCGAACCGATCCGCGAGCGCTTCAGCGCTCTGCGCAAGGGCCGCAAGAAGGCTTCCGGCACATGA
- a CDS encoding exopolyphosphatase, with translation MSDSGDGGAFHQPPAKTKTEKAQKLAKRRKRARARNAGRNVELDAPVSSGSEKAARVPGTAPISAPCSPGGEREQKKKRRRNRRRSDRAKQQGAQPGALPEMTPEGRSGKSNTAETPQDNVRAGPHDRGPFSNEAQGGPEARGRETGGPGGDAKGNGRRGRGRPGRGGKGAPKAGSEADRAEGNRAANTGRSGNENRGRRGDKPGAPSDRRPSQPDKRNMHGPRGAGGVAARPAASGETRIARAERNPRAGGYRGTLYAALDLGTNNCRLLVAKPEGRSFRVVDAYSRIVRLGEGIGSSRRLSEAAMLRAIEALKVCGEKLANCGSPLRARLIATEACRGAENGPLFIERVREETGLALEIVTRETEARLAVAGCSSLVAPEADGVVLFDIGGGSSELVWLDLRNRCGARGLALTRFIRHWTSLPLGVVTLAERHGGTRVGTDNYEAMVEDVTSHLSSFSMGPMLSEAIAAGGVHMLGTSGTVTTLAGMHLGLERYDRRRVDGTWLADNDVSAMIARLLAMPYEERVDNPCIGADRADLVLAGCAILEAIRRRWPCERLRVADRGLREGILMELMHADRKGRQSGRNRS, from the coding sequence TTGAGCGATTCGGGAGATGGTGGAGCCTTCCACCAGCCCCCCGCCAAAACGAAAACGGAAAAAGCGCAAAAGCTGGCGAAACGCCGCAAGCGCGCAAGGGCCCGCAATGCGGGCCGTAATGTGGAACTCGACGCCCCCGTTTCGAGCGGCAGCGAAAAGGCTGCGCGCGTTCCGGGAACGGCGCCGATTTCTGCACCGTGTTCGCCAGGCGGGGAGCGTGAGCAGAAAAAGAAGCGGCGTCGTAACCGGCGTCGCTCCGATCGGGCGAAACAACAGGGCGCGCAGCCGGGCGCCTTGCCCGAGATGACGCCTGAAGGGCGATCCGGCAAATCCAATACGGCGGAGACCCCTCAGGACAACGTGCGGGCAGGCCCCCACGACCGCGGCCCGTTTTCAAACGAGGCGCAGGGCGGACCTGAGGCCCGAGGTCGCGAGACCGGTGGTCCGGGCGGCGATGCAAAGGGAAACGGTCGACGCGGGCGCGGGCGTCCTGGGCGTGGCGGCAAGGGCGCACCCAAGGCGGGGTCCGAGGCGGATCGCGCGGAGGGAAATCGTGCCGCGAATACCGGGCGTTCGGGGAATGAGAACAGGGGGCGTCGTGGCGACAAGCCGGGCGCACCTTCCGACAGGCGGCCCTCTCAGCCCGACAAGCGCAACATGCACGGCCCGCGCGGGGCGGGGGGCGTTGCGGCGCGTCCGGCGGCATCGGGGGAGACGCGTATCGCACGGGCGGAGCGCAACCCCCGTGCGGGTGGGTACCGCGGAACGCTCTATGCCGCGCTTGATCTTGGAACCAACAATTGCCGCTTGCTCGTGGCCAAGCCGGAGGGGCGCTCCTTCCGGGTGGTGGATGCCTATTCGCGGATCGTGCGACTGGGCGAGGGGATCGGGTCTTCGCGCAGGCTCTCGGAAGCGGCCATGTTGCGGGCGATCGAGGCGCTGAAGGTTTGCGGCGAAAAGCTCGCCAATTGCGGCAGTCCGCTGCGGGCAAGGCTGATTGCGACGGAGGCCTGCCGGGGAGCCGAGAACGGGCCGCTGTTCATCGAGCGGGTGCGGGAGGAAACCGGGCTTGCGCTTGAGATCGTGACGCGCGAGACGGAGGCGCGGCTTGCGGTGGCGGGGTGTTCCTCGCTGGTTGCGCCGGAAGCCGATGGGGTCGTCCTGTTCGATATTGGCGGTGGATCGTCGGAGCTTGTGTGGCTCGATCTGCGCAACCGCTGCGGCGCGCGCGGCCTTGCGCTTACACGCTTTATCCGGCATTGGACGTCGCTGCCGCTTGGCGTGGTCACACTGGCGGAGCGCCACGGGGGAACCCGGGTCGGGACGGACAATTACGAGGCGATGGTGGAGGATGTGACCTCGCACCTGTCCTCGTTTTCCATGGGGCCGATGCTGAGTGAGGCGATTGCCGCCGGTGGGGTGCATATGCTCGGCACCTCCGGCACGGTGACCACGCTCGCGGGCATGCATCTTGGGCTGGAGCGCTACGACCGTCGCCGTGTCGACGGGACGTGGCTTGCCGACAATGATGTATCGGCCATGATCGCCAGATTGCTGGCGATGCCTTATGAAGAGCGCGTGGACAACCCTTGTATCGGCGCGGATCGTGCCGATCTTGTGCTTGCGGGATGCGCCATTCTGGAGGCAATCCGCCGCCGTTGGCCATGCGAGCGGCTGAGAGTGGCCGACAGGGGCTTGCGCGAAGGCATCCTGATGGAGTTGATGCACGCCGACCGCAAGGGCCGCCAAAGCGGCCGGAACCGATCATAG
- a CDS encoding RlmE family RNA methyltransferase, translating to MSDEKKRGSGDRGMYVRVKTARGRRSSSTRWLQRQLNDPYVRRAKQEGYRSRAVFKLLEINEKHDFIKPGLRVVDLGAAPGGWSQIISAEVGSTDEDPHVVAIDFLDMDEIPGVIFLKKDFLDDDAPDKLKAALGGHKADLVLSDMAAPTTGHRQTDHLRTTHLFEVAADFAREVLVPGGVFLSKVFRGGTENTLLTELKKEYTSVHHIKPPSSRKESPELFVLAKGFRGKKDH from the coding sequence ATGAGCGACGAAAAGAAAAGGGGCAGCGGCGATCGCGGCATGTATGTGCGGGTGAAGACCGCGCGTGGGCGGCGTTCGTCTTCAACCCGGTGGCTTCAGCGCCAGTTGAACGACCCTTATGTGCGGCGAGCCAAGCAGGAGGGCTATCGCTCCCGGGCGGTGTTCAAGCTGCTTGAGATCAACGAGAAGCACGATTTCATCAAGCCGGGTCTGCGGGTGGTGGACCTTGGGGCGGCTCCGGGCGGCTGGAGCCAGATCATTTCCGCGGAGGTCGGCTCCACGGACGAGGATCCGCATGTGGTGGCGATCGATTTTCTCGACATGGACGAGATTCCCGGCGTGATCTTCCTGAAAAAGGACTTTCTGGACGACGACGCGCCGGACAAGCTGAAGGCCGCCTTGGGCGGTCACAAGGCCGATCTGGTTCTGTCCGATATGGCGGCCCCGACGACCGGCCATCGCCAGACGGACCATTTGCGCACGACGCATCTTTTCGAGGTCGCGGCGGATTTCGCGCGCGAGGTGCTGGTGCCCGGCGGGGTGTTCCTGTCCAAGGTGTTCCGGGGCGGGACGGAAAACACGCTGCTGACGGAGCTCAAGAAGGAATATACCTCCGTCCACCACATCAAGCCGCCCTCAAGCCGCAAGGAAAGCCCCGAGCTGTTTGTGCTCGCCAAGGGCTTCCGCGGCAAAAAGGACCACTAG
- a CDS encoding MFS transporter codes for MTSRQRIVALTVACALFMQTLDSSVLGTALPAIGRDFGLDPVHLHLAMTSYLIALAVFMPMSGWIADNFGTRNVLRIAIVIFVAASVGCGYSSSIGELAVMRIIQGMGGAMMVPVARLALLRAVPKASLVQAMTWVSVPALLGPVVGPPLGGFLVTYASWPWIFWINVPIGVIGIVLASVFFENLKNPETPKFDRIGFALSSCAVGGILFGLELAPRSGLTALSGFGLIALGLIMAGFYGLHARRHPAPILDLTLMRVQTFRVSILAGSLFRIGIGAIPFLLPLMLQQSFGRSAIASGMITFSAAAGAIAMKLATTRALSTFGFRNTLVWNAGLAGVSIAVIALFKDSTPAWVMIAFLFIGGFFRSLQFTALNAIGFSDLDDRQMSRATGFSAMVQQLSLSIGVTVAALTLQFLPYLRGETGASESDYSIAFVIVGVLVSLSALAFMRLDADAGENVSGHAATVGGENRPPSSPRT; via the coding sequence GTGACTTCCCGCCAACGCATCGTCGCGCTGACCGTGGCCTGCGCGCTGTTCATGCAAACCCTTGATTCAAGTGTGCTTGGCACGGCGCTGCCCGCCATTGGGCGCGATTTCGGGCTTGATCCGGTCCACCTGCATCTGGCGATGACCTCCTATCTCATCGCGCTCGCCGTCTTCATGCCGATGAGCGGCTGGATCGCCGACAATTTCGGAACGCGCAATGTCCTGCGCATCGCCATCGTGATCTTTGTGGCGGCATCGGTGGGGTGCGGCTATTCGTCTTCCATCGGCGAACTCGCCGTGATGCGGATCATTCAGGGCATGGGCGGCGCCATGATGGTGCCGGTCGCCCGGCTGGCGCTGTTGCGCGCGGTGCCTAAGGCGTCCCTCGTGCAAGCCATGACCTGGGTCTCGGTGCCTGCCCTGCTGGGCCCCGTGGTCGGTCCGCCGCTCGGCGGCTTTCTCGTCACCTATGCGAGCTGGCCGTGGATCTTCTGGATCAATGTCCCCATCGGGGTCATCGGCATCGTGCTGGCCTCCGTCTTTTTCGAGAATCTCAAAAACCCCGAAACCCCGAAATTCGACCGGATTGGCTTTGCCCTGTCCTCATGCGCGGTGGGCGGCATCCTGTTCGGGCTGGAGCTTGCGCCGCGTTCCGGCCTCACCGCCCTGTCCGGCTTCGGCCTGATTGCGCTGGGCCTGATAATGGCCGGCTTTTATGGCCTCCATGCGCGCCGCCATCCCGCCCCGATCCTTGATCTCACCCTGATGAGGGTTCAGACCTTCCGCGTCTCCATTCTGGCCGGGTCGCTGTTTCGCATCGGCATCGGCGCGATTCCCTTCCTGCTGCCGCTGATGCTTCAGCAGTCCTTCGGGCGCAGCGCCATCGCCTCCGGCATGATCACCTTTTCCGCCGCGGCTGGCGCCATCGCCATGAAACTGGCGACGACCCGCGCGCTCTCGACCTTCGGCTTCCGCAATACGCTTGTGTGGAATGCTGGCCTTGCGGGCGTTTCCATCGCCGTCATTGCGCTGTTCAAGGACAGCACGCCCGCGTGGGTGATGATCGCGTTCCTGTTTATCGGCGGCTTCTTTCGCTCGCTGCAATTCACCGCGCTCAACGCCATCGGCTTTTCCGATCTCGACGACAGGCAGATGAGCCGCGCCACCGGCTTTTCCGCCATGGTGCAGCAGCTCTCGCTTTCCATCGGCGTGACGGTTGCCGCCCTCACGCTTCAGTTTCTGCCGTATTTGCGCGGGGAAACGGGCGCGAGCGAGAGCGACTACTCCATCGCCTTTGTCATTGTCGGTGTGCTGGTGAGCCTGTCGGCGCTGGCCTTCATGCGGCTTGATGCCGATGCCGGCGAAAATGTTTCCGGCCATGCGGCCACGGTGGGCGGCGAAAACCGCCCGCCTTCAAGCCCGAGAACCTGA
- the guaB gene encoding IMP dehydrogenase has protein sequence MAAFYEPANGREALTFDDVLLLPGHSEVLPGETDLRSRVTRSIELNLPILSSAMDTVTESKLAIAMAQSGGIGVIHKNLTQEQQAEEVRQVKKFESGMVVNPVVIGPDATLKDALDLMSYHNISGIPVVENGGTGGQHVGRLVGILTNRDVRFASNPGQKIYELMTREGLITVRETVCQEEAKRLLHQHRIEKLLVVNDEGECIGLVTVKDIEKAHLNPNATKDAQGRLLVAAATSVGDEGFARAERLIEAGVDLLVVDTAHGHSQRVLETVTKVKKLTNSVQVLAGNVCTADATQALIDAGADAVKVGIGPGSICTTRIVAGVGMPQLSAILEAVEVAGKADVPIVADGGIKFSGDLAKALAAGASCAMIGSLLAGTDESPGEVYLHQGRSYKAYRGMGSVGAMARGSADRYFQAEVRDTLKLVPEGIEGQVPYKGALSSVLHQLAGGLRASMGYTGAKTIADFQEKARFVRITSASLRESHAHDVTITRESPNYPSHI, from the coding sequence ATGGCTGCCTTTTACGAACCCGCTAACGGCCGCGAGGCCCTCACCTTCGATGATGTTCTGCTTTTGCCGGGGCACTCGGAGGTCCTGCCCGGCGAGACCGACCTTCGCTCACGCGTCACGCGCTCGATCGAGCTGAACCTCCCGATCCTCTCCTCCGCGATGGACACGGTCACGGAATCGAAGCTGGCCATCGCCATGGCCCAGTCCGGCGGCATCGGCGTCATTCACAAGAACCTGACCCAGGAGCAGCAGGCCGAAGAGGTTCGACAGGTCAAGAAGTTCGAATCCGGCATGGTTGTGAACCCGGTCGTCATCGGTCCGGATGCCACGCTGAAAGATGCGCTGGACCTGATGTCCTACCACAATATCTCCGGCATTCCTGTCGTCGAGAACGGTGGAACGGGCGGACAGCATGTCGGGCGTCTCGTGGGCATTCTCACTAATCGCGACGTGCGTTTCGCCTCCAATCCGGGGCAGAAAATCTATGAACTGATGACCCGCGAGGGGCTCATCACGGTTCGAGAGACCGTCTGCCAAGAAGAAGCCAAGCGCCTGCTGCATCAGCACCGCATCGAGAAGCTTCTGGTGGTCAATGACGAGGGCGAATGTATCGGCCTTGTGACGGTGAAGGACATTGAAAAGGCGCACCTGAACCCCAATGCCACCAAGGATGCGCAGGGACGCCTGCTGGTCGCTGCGGCGACGAGCGTGGGCGACGAGGGCTTTGCCCGTGCCGAGCGCCTGATCGAGGCGGGCGTCGACCTGCTGGTGGTGGATACCGCCCATGGCCACTCCCAGCGCGTTCTGGAAACGGTGACCAAGGTCAAGAAGCTCACCAATTCGGTTCAGGTTCTCGCCGGCAACGTATGTACCGCTGATGCGACCCAGGCGCTGATCGATGCGGGTGCGGACGCCGTGAAGGTCGGCATCGGGCCAGGCTCCATCTGCACCACGCGCATTGTCGCCGGTGTCGGCATGCCCCAGCTATCGGCCATTCTTGAAGCGGTCGAAGTCGCGGGCAAAGCGGATGTGCCGATCGTTGCCGATGGCGGCATCAAGTTCTCCGGCGATCTGGCCAAGGCGCTGGCCGCCGGCGCCTCCTGCGCCATGATCGGCTCTCTGCTTGCCGGTACGGATGAAAGCCCCGGCGAGGTCTATCTGCACCAGGGCCGCTCCTACAAGGCCTATCGCGGCATGGGCTCGGTCGGCGCAATGGCGCGCGGTTCCGCGGACCGCTATTTCCAGGCGGAGGTTCGCGACACTTTGAAGCTCGTGCCGGAAGGCATCGAGGGGCAGGTTCCCTACAAGGGCGCGCTTTCCAGTGTGTTGCACCAACTCGCTGGTGGACTGCGCGCCTCAATGGGGTATACGGGCGCAAAGACGATTGCGGACTTTCAGGAAAAGGCCCGCTTTGTCCGTATCACGTCCGCATCCTTGCGCGAGAGCCATGCGCATGATGTGACGATCACGCGGGAAAGCCCGAACTACCCCTCGCATATTTGA